The Pseudomonas oryzicola genomic sequence CGCGAAACCCAGTTGCCGCCGATGGACGCGCTGCGCCGCCACGGCGTGAAGATTGCCCTGGCCAGTGACCTCAACCCTGGCACCTCGCCAGGGCTGTCACTGCGGTTGATGCTGAACATGGGCTGTACCTGCTTCCGCATGACCCCGGAAGAAGCCCTGGCCGGCGTCACCGTGCACGCGGCCACGGCGCTGGGCCTTGGCGACAGCCACGGTTCGCTGGAAGTGGGCAAGGTGGCTGACTTCGTCGCCTGGCAGATCGAGCGCCCTGCCGACCTGGCCTACTGGCTGGGTGGCGACCTGCCCAAGCGCGTGGTGCGCAAGGGCCACGAGATTACCAACTGAGAGAGGCACGATGGACAAGGTACTGAGTTTTCACCAGGGCCACCTGCCGCTGCTGATCAGCATGCCGCACGCTGGCCTGCGCCTGAGCGACGCCGTACGCGACGGCTTGGTCGAGTCGGCGCGCAGCTTGCCGGACACCGACTGGCATATTCCACAGTTGTACGACTTTGCCCAGGAGCTGGGTGCTAGTGTGGTAGCGGCGGAGTACTCACGTTTCGTCATCGACCTGAACCGCCCGGATGACGACAAGCCGCTGTATGCCGGTGCCACCACAGGCCTGTACCCGGCCACGCTGTTCGAGGGCGAGCCACTGTTCAAGGAAGGGCGAGCACCATCTGCCGAGCAGCGCAAGCAGTATCTGGAGCAGATCTGGCGCCCCTACCACGACACGATTCGTCGCGAGCTGGCGCGGCTGCGCGAGCAGTTCGGCTACGCCCTGCTGTGGGACGCCCATTCGATCCGTTCGCTGATCCCGCAC encodes the following:
- the hutG gene encoding N-formylglutamate deformylase, yielding MDKVLSFHQGHLPLLISMPHAGLRLSDAVRDGLVESARSLPDTDWHIPQLYDFAQELGASVVAAEYSRFVIDLNRPDDDKPLYAGATTGLYPATLFEGEPLFKEGRAPSAEQRKQYLEQIWRPYHDTIRRELARLREQFGYALLWDAHSIRSLIPHLFDGKLPDFNLGTFNGASCDPALAERLQGVCAQAQGYSHVLNGRFKGGHITRHYGDPANHIHAVQLELAQSTYMEETEPFAYRADLAQPTQQVLQRLLQACLEWAEERYAGSSDKTVNS